The sequence CACAATAGTTCCATCACGGGTGTGAACGCTGTACCCTTTTTAAAACCGGTTGAAGGATGGTAAGACGTGGAAGATATATCTGTTCATCGAATGAGCTTTCCCGATCAATCATCCTTTCTGCACAAGGTGCTCGACATCTCCTAGTTCCACTTGACCTCCTTTCCGATCAATATCAGTTTGAAAAAGCAACTCAATCTGCTCCAATGACTTTCCTTTGGTTTCTGGAACAAAGGTGTAGACGAATGCAACAGAAAGAGCAGAAACTGCAGAAAAGATAAAGAAAGTTCCACCAAATGAAATTGCATTGGAAACTGAGAGAAAAGACATGGCAACTAGGCCACTGCACACCCTATTACCCACTGCTCCAAGTGCTGCTGCTTGTGCACGCAACCTTAGAGGGAATATTTCGGATGTCAAAACCCAGCAAACAGGTCCAATTCCAACAGAGAAGAAAGCTACATTTCCGCAAACTGATAGAATTGCCATCACAACACCAAACTGTCCTTTCCCAAGAACAGATAGAGTAAATGCTAAACTGAACAAACAAATCGTCATTCCAATCGTGCTTATATAGAGCAAGGGCTTTCTTCCGAGCTTGTCTATAAGGAGAATAGCGACCATTATGAAAACAGTCTTTGTAACACCCACTGCAACAGTTGCAGCAAGTACATTTTGTTTATCTTTAACTCCTGCTTCTTGGAAGATTTCAGGGCTGTAATACACAGTCGCATCTATTCCTGTTATCTGTTGAAAACATTGAATTCCAAAACCTGTGATAAGCATCCAACGAAGTGAAGGAGATGGACTCATTAGTTCACTCGTCACACTTTTCTCCTCATACTTCCCCGCACTGGAATTGTCAGCGGCTGCTAGTATTTCATTCAGTCTGTCCTCCACCTCACTTTCATTCTCATTTGTTTTCATCAACACTGATCTTGCCTCATCAACACGGTTCTGAAGGACTAACCACCTTGGAGACTCGGGGATTACAAAAAGTGCAAAACCAGTGAAAATTGATGGCGTAATTCCTACTGCAAGCATTATCCTCCAGTTTATATGTGCTGGGAGACCAGAAAATGCATAGTTTGAGACGTAGCCGAGTAAAATTCCCAGATTTATAAATATTTCCGGGAATGAGGTGAGTGAGCCTCTGTCAATAGTGGGTGATATCTCAGCAATATAAACAGGGGCAACCATGCCACCGAAGCCAATTCCAATGCCCGCCAACAGTCTTCCGACCATCAATATT is a genomic window of Malus domestica chromosome 09, GDT2T_hap1 containing:
- the LOC103444121 gene encoding probable polyol transporter 4, which codes for MGLVGVPEIGNGEMGLSGIPLGTKNKYKRMDSESEVELTEEHEDAASRHHLQQIRSKQTRKYVLACAIFASLNHVLLGYDVGVMSGAIIFIQEDLKITEVQEEVVVGILSIVSLFGSLGGGKTSDIIGRKWTMALAAVVFQAGAATMTLAPSFEILMVGRLLAGIGIGFGGMVAPVYIAEISPTIDRGSLTSFPEIFINLGILLGYVSNYAFSGLPAHINWRIMLAVGITPSIFTGFALFVIPESPRWLVLQNRVDEARSVLMKTNENESEVEDRLNEILAAADNSSAGKYEEKSVTSELMSPSPSLRWMLITGFGIQCFQQITGIDATVYYSPEIFQEAGVKDKQNVLAATVAVGVTKTVFIMVAILLIDKLGRKPLLYISTIGMTICLFSLAFTLSVLGKGQFGVVMAILSVCGNVAFFSVGIGPVCWVLTSEIFPLRLRAQAAALGAVGNRVCSGLVAMSFLSVSNAISFGGTFFIFSAVSALSVAFVYTFVPETKGKSLEQIELLFQTDIDRKGGQVELGDVEHLVQKG